The window GCGCGGCGGCGGGCATGGCGCTCTCCGGCGTCCTCGCCCTTGCGGGCTTCGGGTGGGCGGCGGCGCGGCGGGATTGGCTTGCCGCGCGCGGCGTGGACCTCTCGAACGGCGCGCACGTGGCCGCGCTTTCGCTCGTGGGCGCGTGCGCGTTCCTCATCTTTGGCCTTGGCGCGATTGCGCAGACGGCCGCGACGGCCGAGGCGCTGCTTCGCGGCGCGCAGCCGGAGGAGGTCTTCGCCGTCACGCCGCGCGGTCTTCTCGTCGGCCTCTTGTTCAGCCTCGTCACCTTCCTGCTGCCCGCCGTCGCGTGGGCGCTTCTCGTGGAGTCGCGCGACGCCGGCGGCGCGGCCGCGTGGCTGGGCCTTCGCTCGGAGCGCTTGGGCGAGAGCCTCCTTCTTGGGATCCTTGCCACGTTTGCGTTCTTCTGGAGCCTCTTCCTGCTGGGCCTTGCCTTCCAGGCGTTCGGGTACCGCCCGCCGCCCAACGAGCTTGCGGAGGCGATCGGGCGCGCGGTGGATTTCCGCTTGGCGTTTGTGGTGGCCGCCGGCGCGGCGGTGGGTGAGGAGGTCTTCTTCCGAGGCTTCCTCCTTCGGCGGCTTGGGCTTTGGCCGCAGGCGCTGCTGTTTGGCCTCGCCCACGGCGCCTATCTGAATCCGCTGCAGATCGTGGTGACGACAGCGCTGGGTTTGGGGCTCGGCGGGCTCGTGCTGCGGACGGGCAACGTGGCCGGGGCGATCCTCACGCACTTCCTCTTCAACTTCGTCATGCTGGTCGTCTTCCTCCAAAGTGTAGCATGACAAACCGTGACATTTATGGTCCACCGGGGGGGTCTCTTCACGGCGGGAACCCCGAGCATGGGCTACGAAACGGTCGACGAGCGCGCGGAACGCCTGGAGGGGGAAGCGG of the Candidatus Thermoplasmatota archaeon genome contains:
- a CDS encoding CPBP family intramembrane glutamic endopeptidase; the encoded protein is MDPGRGRFVLLAVGAVLLAWGITSAADAWAGGAPGAAAGMALSGVLALAGFGWAAARRDWLAARGVDLSNGAHVAALSLVGACAFLIFGLGAIAQTAATAEALLRGAQPEEVFAVTPRGLLVGLLFSLVTFLLPAVAWALLVESRDAGGAAAWLGLRSERLGESLLLGILATFAFFWSLFLLGLAFQAFGYRPPPNELAEAIGRAVDFRLAFVVAAGAAVGEEVFFRGFLLRRLGLWPQALLFGLAHGAYLNPLQIVVTTALGLGLGGLVLRTGNVAGAILTHFLFNFVMLVVFLQSVA